TTTTAAAGTGCGGTGGAGTAAAAATTAAATCTTTCTTGGGTCGGTCTGTGTGTCGCCCGTTTTTCTGTCTACCAACAATGGTAATTTGGTCTGTCCTGTTAAAAATTGCACGGTCATTGTCAAGGTTACACGGTCGTCCTACCATTGGCTATAACGGTTTGCAGCTACACGCAGGCAGGGATTTTAACCACTGAACTTCCTATGAAGAACCAAACTTTAAATTCAGCACTTTCCTGTCCTACGAAGCACGAAACCCCTGCTTGCGTGTAGGTGCTGTTATGCCTTCGCCCTTCTATTTTCTCGTGTCGTGTCAAGCCGTTTGTAATTTTCTGAAACTGCAAAAAACAAAGTTCTGAATAGTGTCGAACGGTGTCTTGTGGTCAACCGTAATACATTTGATTTTCTCAAAAAACTTTTTCAGTCGGTCAGTCATTGTCGTTTCTGAATATTGTTTGATTTCTATTCCACTACATTTTTTTGGTCCTTGTTCCGAAAATGTCCCGATTACCAAAACACCTGTCGAGTTTATATTTTGTTCAGCAGTTTCCAAGTAGTTAGAAATTTCTTGTTCGTCTGTCAAAAAATGAAATGCCGCTCGGTCGTGCCAAAAGTCATATTTCTCTGTTGGTTTAAAAGTCGCTGCGTCTGCAACTATCCATTTTACATTTTTTGCTTTGTCCCCAAGTCGTTGTTTAGCTCTGTCAATGGCAGCCGCTGAAATGTCGAGAACTGAAATGTCTTGATAACCCAAGTCGAGTAAATGGTCAACCAAAAAACTGTCGCCACCGCCAATGTCAATCACTTTTGCAGTTGTCGGCACGTTGAATTGTTTAAAGAAGTCCAAAGAGGTTTCTGGTGTCGGTTGAAACCAACTAACTTCTTTCAGTTCTTTTGTCTGATAGATATTTTCCCAATGTTTTTTGCGGTCAAAGTTTTCCATTTTTCTATGTCGTTTTTATGTTTCGATGTCGTCTTTTAGGGTGAGGCATAACGGTCTCGGGTATGAAACGTAGGGCATTTCGAAGCACTTAACTGTCCGCCCGAAACCGAGCTTGCTTAGTGCCGAAAACTTGCGGAAACCACTGTCCGCCCTATGTTTTATACCCATTGTTGGGGGCAGTTATTTTTATAATTTTTTCAATTGTGTCATATTTCTTTGTAAGGTTTGAATAACCTATTTCCGACAATTCCATAAATTTCCTGACACTTGCTTTTTCTTTATATCCTGCCAAATCTTTAAACACATCAAATGAGATGTTACAGGAATAAATTTTATCAAACTCTAATATTTTATCATAGTAAAGAATTGTGCCGTCAATTTTATATTTAGGAGACCAAAGTGATTTAGACAAATTCGTGTCTTCAAATTTTGCTTTAATAGTAGCGTAATAAACAAGGTAGCCCTTATTATATATAAATAAAAAATCGCCTTTTGATATTCTGTTCCAAGTAATGTCTGGACTGATTACACCCCACAGTTGTTTTATACCATTAGCAGTGGTAATACCGCTAATAGCAGTTTCAAAGAACTTTCCGTTTTTACTGACATCAGCTACAGGTGCAAAGAATATGCGTTGCATAGTTTAGAAAAGACTTTTTTGTTCAGCACTAAGCTTTTTAGACTTACCATTCATTTTGTGACCATATTTGGACTCAATTTCTTTCCAAAAATCTTTTAAAGCGTCTTCGTGATGATTTAAAAACCACTGAATATGATTTTCGATATATTCATTTCGTATTTGAGTGTCATTTAAGTCATTTGGAATTCGTTTCATTCTCGGGTCGATACTATCAAAAGCAGTAAAATCTTCATTTAAACGGTCTTTGGTATTCTCTACATACTCTTCATTTAGTTCGATGCCGATAGCATTTCTCTTTAGTTGTTGACAGACTCGAAGTGTTGTACCACTCCCTGAGAAAGGGTCAAGAACTAAATCGCCTTCATTTGAAGAAGCAAGGACCATTCTTTCGATTAATCCTTCTGGTTTTTGAGTTGGATGATTTTGTCTATTGCCTTGGCAATAATGTATATGAGAAAACTCCCATACATCGCCTGGGTTTGCTCCACGCATATTATTTACAGAACGATAGAACTTTTGTGGAACTCTAATATCATCGAGATTGAAAGTGTATTTTGAAGTTTTATTAAACATTAAAATATCATCGTGTCTGGGCGAAAAGCCTTTCTTTTTTCCTATACCTTGGGTGTAGTACCAACAAATCCAATTGTTGAATAGCATTTTATTGTCTTTCTCAAGAATTTGGTATAAATAAGAAATGAAACGAAAACCCATAAAGACATAAATAGTCCCGGTCGGTTTTAATATTCTTCTTGCTTCTGAAGTCCAATCTTTTGTGAATTGAATGTAATCATCAAAATTTCGTGAATCAGACTTGTTGCCGTAGTCCTTATTCAAGTTATACGGGGGGTCAGCAACAATCAAGTCAATAGAATTTGAATCCATTGCCTTCATTTTTTCGATTGCATCACCGAGTATTATTTGTTGTTCAGTTTTCATTTTATCCAATTGTATTTTGTGGCAAGTGCCATCCAATCATCAACTGACCGTTTAGAGGATGCGATATACTTTTTGTCAAGTAATTCAATGAACTCCCAAGCTGTTCTTTTTTGAATGGTTACATAGTGAATGTCTCTAATTTGAATTTGACCCGTGCCAAGTGCGGGATTATAGCTAATGTCAGGGTCTGAAAGATATTTAATATCGTAAGCATTGTATTTTACGACTTCCATAATCCCATCCATTAAACCCGTTTCGTCATTTTTTACTGAATAGACCTTGTGCTTTAATGAAAGTATTACAAATAAATAGTCAGGGTCATCAACGTAAGCAGAACGAATCCTTGCAAACGAAGTTATGTTCGGTGATTTACCTGAATTGTCAAAATCTTCTGCTGTTGCCTTAACATCAACTTCAGCAGTTACAACAGGGTCAAATTCTCTGTTTCTTTTGAACTGTAAAATGACGTCCGCACGATGCAATCTCTCTAAGGCTTCTACATTTATTAAGTTCCATTGATTGTTTTTGTCTTCTCTTATAATTTCAAAAGTTTCTTGTGCCCACGCTTCCACAAAAGGTCCTGCAATTTTGTTGATGTTTTCCATCGGCAAGCCAAGTTTCAAATTTGTATTGATGATTATTTTGTTTTCGCCTTTGTCAATTGCGTTCTTAATAATCTGCTCAATTGATTTGATTGCAATTTCGCTTGACTCTGGGTAGTCTTTACTTTCTTGCGGTTTCTTGATATTTAATCCTGTATAATCCATTTGTCAAATTTATTCCTTTGTCTTCTTTTTTAATTGCCCCCAACATCCGTATATACGCTACGCGTAGCGTTTATTTCCTTATTGACTCTTACGAATATCCCCCCTTTTCCCCAGATTTACAAGTATCTGGCAGAGATATATCCAGGCTATCCAGCGGAGATACGGGCTTGTGCTGGCGAGCTACATGGGTATATACCTGCGTAGTTTTGATGCTGCTGTGACCAAGTACTTCCTGGATATAGCGGATGTCGGTTCCTGCCTCCAAAAGATGCGTTGCGTAGCTGTGCCGCATCATATGTGCCGTAACCGTCCGATGGATGCCTGCCCGGGCGGCGGCTTGTTTCACCACCTGTTGCAGGCTGCGGTCGCTGTACCGCTCGCCCACGGTTTCGCCTTCAAACAAAAAGGTCAGTGGCTGATACTGTGCCATATAAGCATCTAAAACCGGAACCAGCATTTCGGGCAGCGGCACCTCCCGATCCTTTTTCCCCTTGC
The DNA window shown above is from Bacteroidia bacterium and carries:
- a CDS encoding class I SAM-dependent methyltransferase; this encodes MENFDRKKHWENIYQTKELKEVSWFQPTPETSLDFFKQFNVPTTAKVIDIGGGDSFLVDHLLDLGYQDISVLDISAAAIDRAKQRLGDKAKNVKWIVADAATFKPTEKYDFWHDRAAFHFLTDEQEISNYLETAEQNINSTGVLVIGTFSEQGPKKCSGIEIKQYSETTMTDRLKKFFEKIKCITVDHKTPFDTIQNFVFCSFRKLQTA
- a CDS encoding site-specific DNA-methyltransferase: MKTEQQIILGDAIEKMKAMDSNSIDLIVADPPYNLNKDYGNKSDSRNFDDYIQFTKDWTSEARRILKPTGTIYVFMGFRFISYLYQILEKDNKMLFNNWICWYYTQGIGKKKGFSPRHDDILMFNKTSKYTFNLDDIRVPQKFYRSVNNMRGANPGDVWEFSHIHYCQGNRQNHPTQKPEGLIERMVLASSNEGDLVLDPFSGSGTTLRVCQQLKRNAIGIELNEEYVENTKDRLNEDFTAFDSIDPRMKRIPNDLNDTQIRNEYIENHIQWFLNHHEDALKDFWKEIESKYGHKMNGKSKKLSAEQKSLF
- a CDS encoding restriction endonuclease, with amino-acid sequence MDYTGLNIKKPQESKDYPESSEIAIKSIEQIIKNAIDKGENKIIINTNLKLGLPMENINKIAGPFVEAWAQETFEIIREDKNNQWNLINVEALERLHRADVILQFKRNREFDPVVTAEVDVKATAEDFDNSGKSPNITSFARIRSAYVDDPDYLFVILSLKHKVYSVKNDETGLMDGIMEVVKYNAYDIKYLSDPDISYNPALGTGQIQIRDIHYVTIQKRTAWEFIELLDKKYIASSKRSVDDWMALATKYNWIK
- a CDS encoding tyrosine-type recombinase/integrase, yielding MRLGEVIGLSLKDLDLQRRVIRVNRGKGKKDREVPLPEMLVPVLDAYMAQYQPLTFLFEGETVGERYSDRSLQQVVKQAAARAGIHRTVTAHMMRHSYATHLLEAGTDIRYIQEVLGHSSIKTTQVYTHVARQHKPVSPLDSLDISLPDTCKSGEKGGYS